From Macrobrachium nipponense isolate FS-2020 chromosome 6, ASM1510439v2, whole genome shotgun sequence, a single genomic window includes:
- the LOC135216450 gene encoding uncharacterized protein LOC135216450: MRRSVLLFIVGVVLPMVSSFITYTLVTLEANAMPLDETGGLIILLAFLKLLLISTTGVFPIDMNSFFSDLMERQRKKRDVIMDGSTSSNRNATLYQVPDVDLMPCTRRFLCELETVAKTSDKYLPKRANAIDDGEDNWNPEEDVAPEQVDPLSELQIEAARALFRDEDPTGELSERSKKGLAVIEGLTGSVCEEAYRLCPGRFTAPTLYRTFFDEINLEISANI; the protein is encoded by the exons ATGCGGCGCAGTGTGTTGCTCTTCATCGTGGGGGTGGTGCTCCCTATGGTGTCTTCCTTCATCACATACACCTTGGTCACGCTCGAAGCTAATGCCATGCCTCTGGATGAAACTGGAGGACTGATCATCTTGCTCGCATTCCTTAAG CTGCTGTTAATCAGCACGACAGGCGTATTCCCTATCGATATGAACAGCTTCTTCAGTGACCTCATGGAACGCCAGAGAAAGAAGAGGGATGTCATCATGGATGGCTCTACGTCCTCAAACCGTAACGCGACCCTATATCAG GTTCCAGATGTAGACCTAATGCCTTGTACAAGGCGCTTCCTTTGCGAATTGGAAACCGTGGCCAAAACGAGCGACAAATACCTTCCCAAGAGGGCCAATGCTATTGACGACGGAGAAGACAACTGGAATCCAGAGGAAGACGTGGCTCCCGAGCAAGTGGACCCCTTGTCCGAGCTCCAGATAGAAGCCGCGAGGGCTCTTTTCCG GGATGAGGATCCAACCGGCGAATTATCAGAGAGGAGCAAAAAAGGACTGGCTGTTATTGAAGGGCTGACGGGATCCGTGTGTGAGGAAGCCTACAGACTCTGTCCTGGGAG GTTCACAGCGCCAACTCTCTATAGAACATTCTTCGACGAGATCAACCTCGAGATATCTGCTAACATTTAA